A stretch of the Papaver somniferum cultivar HN1 chromosome 6, ASM357369v1, whole genome shotgun sequence genome encodes the following:
- the LOC113286236 gene encoding origin of replication complex subunit 2-like: MDINDLDDDEEFGFSRNYFLAKEMRGSGKKKSAQKLSDIDVVDEQELRVAVSNIETKHEKEIDKLLISYKSLYPKWVFELRCGFGLLMYGFGSMKALLEDFASTELTDCGVIIINGYLQSVTVKNVVSTLAEILWEQLKTRRRFSAGSTSKVQQPSSSQSMEDLLAFLDSSNAKENDCFVCIVIHNIDGPGLRDNESQQYLARLASCSNVRVVASIDHVNTALLWDKKMVHTQFNWCWYHVPTFAPYKIEGVFFPLILACSGTAQNAKTAAIVLQSLTPNAQSVFKVLAQHQLAHSDEEGMPINNLYATCRERFLVSSQMTLNSHLTEFKDHELIKTRRHSDGQDCVYIPFTSEAITKLLEEIG, encoded by the exons ATGGATATCAACGATCTAGACGACGATGAGGAGTTTGGATTCTCCAGGAATTACTTCCTGGCTAAAGAAATGCGCGGATCTGGGAAGAAAAAATCTGCCCAAAAATTATCTGACATTGATGTAGTTGATGAGCAG GAACTGAGAGTTGCAGTTTCTAATATTGAGACTAAACATGAGAAAGAGATTGATAAGTTGCTAATTAGTTACAAAAGCTTATACCCAAAATGGGTTTTTGAATTGAG GTGTGGCTTTGGTCTTTTGATGTATGGGTTTGGATCTATGAAGGCTTTGCTTGAAGATTTTGCTTCTACAGAGTTGACAGATTGTGGTGTAATCATTATCAACGGCTATCTTCAGTCAGTCACTGTTAAAAAT GTTGTGTCCACCCTAGCTGAAATTCTCTGGGAACAGCTAAAGACCAGACGTAGGTTTTCTGCGGGGAGCACATCTAAAGTTCAACAACCTTCCAGTTCGCAATCCATGGAAGATCTTCTTGCATTTTTAGACAGTTCCAATGCAAAGGAAAATGACTGCTTTGTCTGCATTGTTATACACAATATTGATGGACCTGGGTTGCGAGACAATGAATCACAACAGTATCTTGCACGACTTGCAAGCTGTTCCAATGTTCGTGTGGTTGCATCTATAGATCATGTTAATACAGCACTGT TATGGGACAAGAAAATGGTCCATACACAGTTCAACTGGTGCTGGTATCATGTCCCGACCTTTGCACCATACAAAATTGAAGGGGTGTTTTTCCCCTTGATTCTTGCCTGCAGCGGAACAGCCCAAAATGCTAAAACGGCTGCAATTGTACTTCAGAGTTTGACACCAAATGCGCAGAGTGTGTTCAAGGTTCTTGCTCAACATCAACTGGCCCATTCCGATGAAGAAG GAATGCCAATAAACAACTTGTATGCAACCTGCCGTGAACGTTTTCTAGTTAGCAGCCAAATGACGCTGAATTCCCACTTGACGGAGTTTAAAGATCATGAGTTGATTAAGACTAGAAGACACTCCGATGGGCAGGATTGTGTTTACATTCCTTTTACATCTGAAGCAATTACGAAGCTGTTAGAGGAGATTGGCTGA